In Candidatus Vicinibacter proximus, the following are encoded in one genomic region:
- a CDS encoding IS30 family transposase: protein MNNITAVSHERIYRWIWECKHSNTKENRQYKDLYKYLRHCKRRRKRSNRKDNRGVILNRMPLEKRPSIVSKRKRLGDLEVDLMMGKNHKAALLVLTDRASLHTRIKKLSGKDSINVMKGIISCIKKNKYKPRTLTFDNDLAFSRHHEIAKLFNVSTYFTRPYTSQDKGTVENRIGVIRRYFPKKTNLIFVTDKQVSYVEKMLNNRPIRKFNYVTANQELLEKIALIN, encoded by the coding sequence TTGAACAACATAACTGCGGTAAGCCATGAACGAATTTATCGGTGGATATGGGAATGTAAGCACTCAAATACCAAGGAAAACAGACAATATAAAGACCTATACAAGTATCTTAGACACTGCAAGAGACGACGCAAACGAAGTAACAGGAAAGACAACAGAGGAGTTATTCTAAATCGAATGCCACTAGAAAAACGGCCATCTATTGTATCCAAACGCAAGCGATTGGGTGACTTAGAAGTAGACCTTATGATGGGCAAAAATCATAAAGCCGCATTATTAGTGCTAACAGATAGGGCTAGTTTACATACCCGAATAAAAAAGTTATCTGGTAAGGATAGTATAAATGTTATGAAAGGTATTATATCATGCATAAAGAAAAACAAGTACAAGCCACGGACCTTAACTTTTGATAATGACCTGGCTTTTAGTCGTCATCATGAAATTGCAAAATTGTTTAATGTGTCTACGTATTTTACTAGGCCCTATACAAGTCAAGACAAGGGAACAGTCGAAAATAGAATAGGAGTAATCAGGAGATACTTTCCAAAGAAAACAAATCTTATATTTGTAACCGATAAACAGGTCAGCTATGTTGAAAAAATGTTAAACAACAGACCTATAAGAAAATTTAATTATGTAACTGCTAATCAAGAGCTACTTGAAAAAATTGCACTTATTAATTGA
- a CDS encoding helix-turn-helix domain-containing protein: MSKNYNQLSFEQRYQIEALYEAGMKQKLIAEKIDVHPSTVCRELKRNIAQRGQTAGTYKANNAQRKTILRHQNKPKRIIFTDKIKSIVANQLK, encoded by the coding sequence ATGTCAAAAAATTACAACCAGCTCAGCTTTGAGCAAAGATACCAGATTGAGGCTTTATATGAAGCCGGAATGAAGCAAAAATTAATTGCCGAAAAAATTGATGTCCATCCATCTACGGTGTGTCGAGAATTAAAGAGAAATATTGCCCAAAGAGGTCAAACTGCAGGCACTTACAAAGCTAACAATGCACAGAGAAAGACAATATTGCGACATCAAAACAAACCGAAACGAATAATATTTACGGATAAGATAAAATCAATAGTAGCTAATCAGCTAAAATAG
- a CDS encoding SET domain-containing protein, with translation MIYSIESPDKIDAKESDYLYIKESQIPDAGKGLFTSILIYKNEIISVFKGEILSVEETEIRAKNGMDRYFINMLDGTIMDSMKVKCFAKYANDSKGLVKTNFKINSTITLDDDNNVCLVAIRDINIEEEIFCSYGNKYWRKFIK, from the coding sequence ATGATATATTCAATTGAATCACCTGACAAAATTGATGCGAAAGAATCTGATTATTTGTATATAAAAGAATCACAAATACCAGACGCAGGTAAAGGCCTATTCACATCCATATTAATTTATAAAAATGAAATTATATCAGTTTTCAAGGGTGAAATATTATCGGTAGAAGAAACTGAAATTAGGGCAAAGAATGGAATGGACAGATATTTTATTAACATGTTGGATGGAACAATTATGGATTCGATGAAGGTAAAATGTTTTGCCAAATACGCAAATGATTCGAAGGGCTTAGTAAAAACAAATTTTAAAATTAATTCTACCATAACTTTGGATGATGATAATAATGTTTGTCTCGTTGCAATTCGCGATATAAATATTGAAGAAGAGATATTCTGTAGTTATGGAAATAAGTATTGGAGAAAATTCATAAAGTAA
- a CDS encoding DUF4345 domain-containing protein has product MTNKISEKALLVIALFGLIPIALGYGLMPEKTLTPLYGFGVDNINLTHILRAVMGLYFGQVIIWGLGVFKEEFRRPALYCLVVFMLGLATGRVLSFILDGIPHWLLVVYFILELIFGFIGLKLVTRRKNQ; this is encoded by the coding sequence ATGACAAATAAGATATCAGAGAAAGCACTTTTGGTAATTGCGTTATTTGGATTAATTCCTATTGCCTTAGGGTATGGTTTAATGCCAGAAAAGACATTAACACCTCTTTATGGGTTCGGTGTTGACAACATAAACTTGACTCACATACTGCGAGCTGTTATGGGATTGTATTTCGGACAAGTAATTATTTGGGGGCTGGGAGTTTTTAAAGAGGAATTCAGACGGCCTGCTCTATACTGTTTAGTTGTGTTTATGTTAGGTCTTGCGACAGGCAGAGTTTTGAGTTTTATATTAGATGGAATTCCTCATTGGTTATTAGTTGTTTACTTTATATTAGAATTAATCTTTGGCTTTATAGGACTGAAATTAGTAACAAGGCGGAAAAATCAATAA
- a CDS encoding GNAT family N-acetyltransferase — MTSLKNIKIKPVDKRNWADFEALFQSQGGPSYCWCMAWRMTKEELKENTSANRKKFIQQRVMDKTPIGLLAYMNTEPIAWCSVAPRETYQRLGGDESFENVWSIACFYIKKEFRDMGLIDLLIENAKKFAKKNGAKYLEAYPVDPDSPSYRFMGFVKTFEKVDFTFLKRAGTRRNVMICKL; from the coding sequence ATGACGTCACTTAAAAACATAAAAATAAAGCCGGTCGACAAAAGAAACTGGGCCGACTTTGAAGCACTCTTTCAGTCACAAGGTGGCCCCAGCTACTGTTGGTGTATGGCTTGGCGTATGACAAAGGAAGAGTTAAAAGAAAACACTTCGGCTAATAGAAAGAAGTTTATTCAACAGCGAGTAATGGATAAAACACCAATCGGACTTTTGGCATATATGAATACTGAGCCAATTGCATGGTGTTCTGTTGCGCCAAGAGAAACATATCAAAGACTTGGTGGTGATGAGAGTTTTGAAAATGTTTGGTCGATTGCCTGTTTTTATATAAAGAAAGAATTTAGAGATATGGGGCTAATTGACCTGCTAATTGAGAATGCAAAAAAATTCGCGAAAAAAAATGGGGCTAAATATCTGGAGGCTTATCCTGTCGACCCAGACTCTCCAAGTTATAGGTTTATGGGATTTGTAAAGACATTCGAAAAAGTTGATTTCACTTTTTTGAAAAGGGCAGGGACAAGAAGAAATGTAATGATATGCAAACTATAG
- a CDS encoding ClbS/DfsB family four-helix bundle protein has protein sequence MSRPTNKKDLLTLSHKNYKSLNDFVDSFSEDDKDKEFPKGTMNRNFRDVLAHLHHWHLMMIEWYTIGMKRDKPEMPAEGYTWKTTPELNRKIWETYRTTDLKKVRKLLDKSFKDVQSIIEKHSNDELFEKKKYKWTGTTSLGAYLVSATSSHYDWALKLMKKAKN, from the coding sequence ATGTCAAGACCAACAAACAAAAAAGACTTATTGACTTTGAGTCATAAGAACTATAAAAGTTTAAATGACTTTGTTGATTCATTCTCTGAAGATGACAAGGACAAAGAATTTCCAAAAGGAACAATGAATCGTAATTTTCGAGATGTACTTGCCCATTTGCATCATTGGCATTTAATGATGATAGAGTGGTACACAATAGGAATGAAGAGAGATAAACCTGAAATGCCAGCAGAAGGATACACATGGAAGACAACTCCTGAACTGAACAGAAAAATTTGGGAAACCTACAGGACAACAGATTTAAAAAAAGTTAGGAAATTGCTTGATAAATCTTTCAAAGATGTTCAGAGTATTATTGAAAAACATTCTAATGATGAGCTTTTTGAAAAGAAAAAATACAAATGGACAGGTACAACTTCTTTGGGAGCATATTTGGTTTCTGCTACCTCAAGTCATTACGATTGGGCGTTAAAACTTATGAAGAAAGCCAAGAATTAA
- a CDS encoding ester cyclase produces the protein MDKLNTVKNTVDQLLGQGNFDIVDSVFSVNYVAHSGDKSYNGHKFIKQFAKQVRTALPNIKILNIELLSQTDNVLTWQRTFSGTHKADLMGIPASNKKVKWYEIVVSRFDKDKIVEEWLVSDLAFQLILKQDK, from the coding sequence ATGGACAAGTTAAATACAGTGAAAAACACAGTTGACCAACTTCTCGGTCAAGGCAATTTTGATATAGTTGACTCGGTGTTTTCAGTTAACTATGTAGCGCATTCAGGTGACAAAAGCTACAATGGACATAAATTTATAAAGCAATTCGCAAAACAGGTTCGGACAGCCCTTCCCAATATTAAAATTTTAAATATTGAACTTTTATCGCAGACGGACAATGTTTTAACTTGGCAAAGGACATTTAGTGGTACACATAAAGCCGACTTGATGGGAATACCAGCTTCAAATAAAAAAGTAAAATGGTACGAAATTGTTGTTTCTCGTTTTGACAAGGACAAGATAGTTGAAGAGTGGCTAGTTTCTGATTTAGCATTTCAATTAATACTGAAACAGGACAAATAA
- a CDS encoding vanadium-dependent haloperoxidase, which translates to MKNLMRILFMVFVLTMGLNTGCNKTETNNSSSLTLQSYPSSVYHEWNNVFLETDRYAAFYRPGPAPRALAYMALSAYEACLGGMPDYQSLRYRLVISGLPEIKKDLYWPEVINASYGYLMQKFFENVTFKDKSGNILSTVEILNNIAAKEYELQATYDLEEEDELIKRSKEHGKAVAEAIWVYSTTDKVGHNGHLNPFPRAVNAQGCEWIPTDPQDADKGLYSQWGEVRRFGLSRSDMDALVAPYGCDSDKNSLIYSQAYETYVLANQARSNTRGEMEHISEFWSDDRVGWTFSPPARLVAVADQIVEKEKFDLEKTCVLYAQLNMALNDAAVIAWYNKYKFNVERPITYIRRVIDPNFTIPWLGFTPPFPAYPSGHSTFAFSGVGIIEAFVGSSYPFTDFCHQNRTDFLGTPRSFNSLRDLAIENAFSRLPLGVHYRMDFDSGNFCGILCARKVLQLPWKK; encoded by the coding sequence ATGAAAAATCTTATGCGCATTCTCTTCATGGTCTTTGTCCTGACAATGGGACTAAATACCGGATGTAACAAAACGGAAACCAATAACTCTTCCTCGCTCACCTTGCAAAGTTATCCTAGTAGTGTATACCACGAATGGAACAATGTTTTCCTGGAAACAGATAGGTACGCTGCATTCTACCGACCTGGCCCGGCGCCAAGAGCTCTTGCATACATGGCATTAAGTGCCTATGAAGCTTGTCTGGGCGGGATGCCCGATTATCAATCGCTCCGATACAGACTGGTCATCAGCGGCTTACCGGAAATAAAAAAAGATCTGTATTGGCCGGAAGTAATAAATGCATCTTATGGCTATCTCATGCAGAAATTTTTTGAAAACGTTACTTTTAAAGATAAATCGGGAAACATTCTCAGTACTGTTGAGATTCTAAACAATATTGCTGCTAAAGAGTATGAATTACAAGCCACTTACGATCTCGAAGAAGAAGATGAATTAATCAAACGCTCCAAAGAACATGGAAAAGCAGTTGCGGAAGCAATTTGGGTTTATTCGACTACAGATAAGGTAGGACATAACGGACATTTAAATCCGTTCCCAAGAGCAGTCAATGCACAAGGCTGTGAGTGGATCCCTACTGACCCTCAAGATGCTGACAAGGGATTGTATTCCCAATGGGGTGAAGTAAGAAGATTTGGACTTTCACGCTCAGATATGGATGCCTTGGTTGCGCCATATGGTTGTGATTCAGATAAAAATTCCTTGATCTATTCACAAGCTTATGAAACATATGTATTGGCAAATCAAGCCAGAAGTAATACTAGAGGAGAAATGGAGCACATTTCAGAGTTCTGGTCAGATGACCGTGTTGGTTGGACTTTTAGTCCACCGGCCAGATTAGTCGCTGTTGCTGATCAGATCGTAGAAAAAGAAAAATTTGATTTGGAAAAAACTTGTGTACTATATGCTCAACTAAATATGGCACTAAATGATGCTGCAGTCATCGCCTGGTACAACAAATATAAGTTCAATGTAGAAAGACCCATTACCTACATCAGAAGAGTGATAGATCCTAACTTTACCATACCATGGCTCGGATTTACACCGCCCTTTCCAGCTTACCCATCGGGACATTCTACCTTTGCTTTTTCAGGTGTGGGTATAATTGAGGCCTTTGTTGGTTCCAGCTATCCATTCACGGATTTCTGTCATCAGAACAGAACAGACTTCCTTGGTACGCCAAGATCTTTCAACTCATTGCGTGATCTTGCCATAGAAAATGCTTTCAGCAGATTGCCGCTTGGCGTACATTACCGGATGGATTTCGACAGTGGAAATTTCTGTGGAATTCTATGTGCCCGCAAAGTATTGCAACTTCCTTGGAAAAAATAA
- a CDS encoding anaerobic ribonucleoside-triphosphate reductase activating protein, giving the protein MNKPIYHITPFSMLDFPDMLSCIIWFAGCNMNCGYCYNVDVVRGKGKINFNEALDFLSSRNKLLDGVVLSGGECLMHHNLENFIQEIKVLGLKIKVDTNGSQPKNLEKLLQKNLLDYVALDFKAPADLFLKVTSINKFDEFVQCFKLLKQAGIPFEVRTTYHSDLLEIDSVQLMASFLEELGYSGPFYIQNVFNNCKTLGNLRNDSTKIKAKDIHTKNLQIEIRN; this is encoded by the coding sequence ATGAATAAACCAATCTATCATATTACCCCTTTCAGTATGTTGGATTTTCCTGACATGCTTTCATGTATTATCTGGTTTGCAGGATGTAACATGAACTGTGGTTATTGTTACAATGTGGATGTAGTAAGGGGTAAAGGAAAGATAAATTTTAATGAAGCGCTTGATTTTCTTAGCTCCAGAAATAAATTGTTGGACGGAGTGGTATTAAGTGGAGGAGAGTGTCTGATGCATCATAATTTAGAAAATTTTATTCAGGAAATAAAAGTGTTAGGACTTAAGATTAAAGTGGATACCAATGGATCACAACCAAAAAATTTAGAAAAATTACTTCAAAAAAATCTGCTTGACTATGTTGCCCTCGACTTCAAAGCGCCCGCAGATTTATTTTTAAAAGTAACCTCCATTAATAAGTTTGATGAATTTGTCCAATGTTTTAAGCTTTTGAAACAAGCAGGAATTCCGTTTGAAGTGAGGACTACTTACCATTCGGATTTATTGGAAATCGATTCAGTTCAGTTAATGGCTTCATTTCTGGAAGAACTAGGTTACTCAGGACCATTTTATATTCAGAATGTTTTCAACAATTGTAAAACATTAGGAAATCTAAGAAACGATTCCACCAAAATTAAAGCAAAAGATATACACACTAAAAATCTACAAATTGAAATCAGAAATTAA
- a CDS encoding ribonucleoside triphosphate reductase has translation MSSWVIKRNGQYQPFEFFKIEDAICKAFDSSSVKMDKNLPSQIAYKLNEKEVWAVEEIQDLIEESLYQAGHFRVMKAFMLYRHTRKMQREHILGLNEDTTYIDCSLSVNEYIDKSDWRINANANTSYSSAGLINNVAGKVIANYWLDSVYSKEEGYAHRNADIHIHDLDCLTGYCAGWSLRMLLNEGFNGVRGRVASRPPAHLREALGQMANFLGILQSEWAGAQAFSSFDTYLAPYVFKDGLTYDEILKAIRSFVYNLNVPARWGQSPFTNVTLDWVVPEDLKGQIPTKNDVHLFRSMNHPDFLQRVKERGVNHPEDMSYKHFQPEMELINKVFYTILTEGDANGQPFTFPIPTVNITEAFDWNGPNTDKLFENTAKIGSSYFQNFIGSQYMYDENGNKIENPYAYKPNAIRSMCCRLQLDLRELLKRGNGLFGSAELTGSIGVVTINMARLGYLYKENETELMNQLDRLLQIAKSSLEKKRVFISDLFARGLYPYSKRYLKGFQNHFSTIGVNGMNEMIRNFSNDQMNIADEHGKDFALRILEFIRNKITTFQQETGNLYNLEATPAEGTTYRFAKEDLKRFPDIIQAGNEKNIYYTNSSQLPANYTDDPFEALYQQDELQTKYTGGTVLHLYMSEKISSPEACKKLIKRTISQFRLPYVTITPVFSVCEKHGYLNGEHEYCPKCDADILMEIKNN, from the coding sequence ATGTCTTCTTGGGTAATTAAAAGAAACGGACAATACCAACCATTTGAGTTTTTCAAAATAGAAGATGCCATCTGTAAGGCATTTGACTCTTCATCTGTAAAGATGGATAAAAACCTACCTTCCCAAATTGCCTATAAATTGAATGAAAAAGAAGTTTGGGCGGTAGAGGAAATTCAGGATCTAATAGAGGAAAGTTTGTATCAGGCCGGACATTTCAGGGTAATGAAAGCATTTATGCTTTACCGCCACACCAGAAAAATGCAACGTGAACACATTCTCGGATTAAATGAAGATACGACCTATATAGATTGTAGTCTTTCAGTGAACGAATACATCGACAAATCTGATTGGAGAATCAATGCAAATGCAAACACCTCTTATTCAAGTGCAGGATTGATCAACAATGTGGCGGGCAAAGTGATCGCAAACTATTGGTTGGACAGCGTATACTCCAAAGAGGAAGGATATGCCCACCGAAATGCAGACATCCACATACATGATCTCGACTGCCTAACAGGATATTGTGCCGGATGGAGTTTGCGAATGCTTCTCAACGAAGGATTTAACGGTGTTCGAGGCAGAGTAGCCAGCAGGCCTCCCGCTCATCTAAGGGAAGCATTGGGACAAATGGCCAATTTTCTAGGGATACTGCAAAGTGAATGGGCCGGTGCCCAGGCATTTAGTTCTTTTGATACCTATCTGGCTCCTTATGTTTTTAAAGATGGATTAACCTATGATGAAATCCTTAAAGCCATCCGAAGTTTTGTATACAACCTTAATGTACCGGCAAGATGGGGGCAATCCCCATTCACAAATGTAACTCTTGACTGGGTGGTTCCGGAAGACCTCAAAGGGCAAATTCCCACAAAAAACGATGTTCATCTTTTCAGGTCTATGAATCATCCTGATTTTCTTCAAAGAGTCAAAGAACGAGGAGTCAATCATCCGGAAGACATGTCCTATAAACATTTCCAACCTGAAATGGAATTGATCAACAAGGTATTTTATACCATTCTCACGGAAGGTGATGCAAATGGTCAACCTTTCACCTTTCCCATTCCAACGGTGAATATTACAGAGGCCTTTGACTGGAATGGACCCAACACCGATAAATTGTTCGAAAATACTGCCAAAATAGGTTCGTCCTATTTCCAAAATTTTATTGGTAGCCAATACATGTATGATGAGAACGGAAATAAAATAGAAAACCCGTATGCATACAAACCCAATGCGATCAGAAGCATGTGCTGCAGGTTGCAACTGGATTTAAGAGAATTATTAAAAAGAGGGAATGGGCTTTTTGGGAGTGCCGAATTAACAGGCAGCATAGGCGTAGTAACGATTAACATGGCACGACTGGGATATCTGTACAAAGAAAATGAAACTGAATTAATGAACCAACTAGACAGATTGTTGCAGATAGCAAAATCAAGTCTGGAAAAAAAGCGAGTATTTATTTCAGATCTGTTCGCCCGAGGATTATACCCATATTCTAAAAGATACCTGAAGGGATTTCAAAACCATTTCTCAACTATTGGAGTGAACGGTATGAATGAAATGATCAGAAATTTTTCAAATGATCAAATGAACATTGCGGATGAACATGGAAAAGACTTCGCCTTAAGAATATTGGAATTTATTAGAAATAAAATCACAACTTTTCAACAGGAAACCGGAAACCTATATAATCTGGAAGCAACGCCTGCAGAAGGAACCACGTACAGATTTGCAAAAGAAGATTTAAAAAGATTCCCTGACATCATCCAGGCAGGAAATGAAAAAAATATTTACTATACCAATAGTTCGCAGCTGCCGGCAAATTATACAGATGATCCATTTGAAGCATTGTATCAACAAGACGAACTCCAAACCAAATACACAGGAGGCACAGTACTGCATCTTTACATGAGCGAAAAAATTAGTTCGCCTGAAGCATGTAAAAAACTTATCAAACGCACCATTTCACAATTCAGACTCCCGTATGTAACCATTACTCCTGTCTTCAGTGTTTGCGAAAAACATGGGTATCTAAATGGCGAGCACGAATATTGTCCCAAATGCGATGCGGATATTTTAATGGAAATAAAAAACAATTAA
- a CDS encoding Rrf2 family transcriptional regulator: MKVLSKATIYSLRALIYMSGKESKDTPVTIGEISENLDISFHFLAKSFQLLTQRGILESLRGPSGGIFLNKPVNKIFLIDVINILEGEDFFDTCMLGLPGCGEREPCPVHMFWKDVKGKMKLEFQKTTLAHLAEKVQTGKMRI, encoded by the coding sequence TTGAAAGTTCTTTCCAAAGCAACGATTTATAGCTTAAGGGCCCTCATATATATGTCCGGTAAAGAGTCAAAGGACACACCCGTAACCATTGGAGAAATTTCTGAGAATCTGGATATATCATTCCATTTCCTGGCCAAGTCTTTCCAATTGCTGACTCAGAGAGGCATTCTAGAATCCCTAAGAGGACCTTCGGGAGGGATTTTCTTGAATAAACCTGTAAATAAAATATTCCTGATCGATGTCATAAACATTTTGGAGGGTGAAGATTTCTTTGATACTTGCATGCTGGGTTTGCCGGGATGTGGAGAGCGGGAACCCTGCCCCGTTCATATGTTCTGGAAAGATGTCAAGGGTAAAATGAAGTTGGAATTCCAAAAAACAACCTTAGCTCACCTTGCGGAAAAAGTGCAAACAGGAAAAATGAGAATTTAG